From the candidate division KSB1 bacterium genome, one window contains:
- a CDS encoding galactose-1-phosphate uridylyltransferase: MNQLRRDPITGIWTIMLQNGKDMVTLKPHGHRRLRRVRPGETCEFCAGHESETPLEIFAIRPGNSPRNEPGWRVRVVPERFPVLQIHGETNNRGVGIYDMLDGIGAHELVVETPEHGKIITDLAENEIADVLTAYRERVLDLKRDPRFRYILVYKNVGEGRRGPSLRHSLSHIIATPITPMRARDELTNAQEYFLLKERCIFCDMIRQELETTQRLVAENENFIALCPFASRAPFEIWILPKRHETFYEWNNELPALAKLLKTVLLKIRQALGDPNYVMVVHSGPNLLAGRQRGYWKTVERDFHWHLEITPRLRGTADFDIVAGFQVNWLPPERAAEVLRQCMI; the protein is encoded by the coding sequence ATGAATCAACTCCGCCGTGACCCGATTACCGGAATTTGGACAATCATGCTGCAAAACGGCAAGGACATGGTCACGCTCAAACCCCACGGCCACCGCCGTCTGCGGCGTGTGCGTCCCGGCGAAACCTGCGAGTTTTGCGCCGGGCACGAAAGTGAGACGCCGCTGGAAATTTTTGCCATCCGGCCCGGCAACTCGCCGCGCAACGAGCCGGGCTGGCGCGTGCGCGTGGTGCCGGAACGTTTTCCGGTGCTGCAAATTCATGGTGAAACCAACAACCGCGGCGTCGGCATTTATGACATGCTGGACGGCATCGGCGCGCACGAGCTGGTGGTGGAAACGCCGGAGCACGGAAAAATCATCACCGATCTGGCGGAAAACGAAATTGCCGACGTGCTGACCGCCTATCGCGAGCGCGTGCTCGATCTCAAGCGCGACCCGCGCTTCCGTTATATTCTCGTCTATAAAAACGTCGGCGAAGGCCGGCGCGGCCCGAGCTTGCGCCATTCGCTGAGCCACATCATTGCCACGCCGATCACGCCGATGCGGGCGCGCGATGAGTTGACCAACGCCCAGGAATATTTTCTGCTCAAGGAACGCTGCATCTTTTGCGACATGATCCGTCAGGAATTGGAAACCACCCAGCGTCTCGTTGCCGAAAACGAGAATTTCATCGCGCTTTGCCCGTTTGCCTCGCGGGCACCGTTCGAGATTTGGATTTTGCCGAAGCGGCACGAAACTTTTTACGAGTGGAACAACGAGCTGCCGGCGCTGGCGAAATTGCTGAAAACGGTTTTGCTGAAAATCCGCCAGGCCCTCGGCGACCCCAACTACGTCATGGTCGTTCACTCCGGGCCGAACCTTCTCGCCGGCCGCCAGCGCGGCTATTGGAAAACCGTTGAGCGCGATTTCCACTGGCATCTCGAGATCACCCCGCGCTTGAGAGGCACGGCGGATTTCGATATTGTCGCCGGCTTTCAAGTGAATTGGCTGCCGCCGGAGCGCGCGGCGGAAGTTTTGAGGCAATGCATGATTTAA
- a CDS encoding HAD family hydrolase: MSDFNRTEAILFDVGQTFLYPDFPFLKNLLAEYGVATDLLPLQKGAALAREKTFRHREKENWKEYLTFWMQYVGAPEAAIPEILVRILERHKREHLWSWPDPTAAAVFANLKKLGYRLGVISNSDGSIERSMNKFGFVPFFDCMIDSHVVGVEKPDPRIFELALQQLGLPADRCVYVGDNYDRDVIGARRAGLVPILIDPFEVVAEKDVPRIKALSDLIEMFSGV; the protein is encoded by the coding sequence ATGTCCGATTTCAACCGAACCGAAGCGATCTTGTTCGACGTTGGTCAAACTTTTCTGTATCCCGATTTCCCGTTTTTGAAGAATCTGCTCGCCGAGTACGGCGTGGCGACTGATCTTCTGCCGCTGCAAAAAGGCGCGGCGCTGGCGCGGGAAAAGACTTTTCGCCATCGCGAAAAGGAGAATTGGAAAGAGTATCTCACGTTTTGGATGCAATACGTTGGCGCGCCGGAAGCTGCGATCCCCGAGATTTTGGTGCGGATTCTCGAGCGCCACAAGCGCGAGCATTTGTGGAGCTGGCCTGATCCCACCGCCGCCGCCGTTTTTGCCAATCTAAAAAAACTCGGTTATCGTCTCGGCGTCATCTCCAATTCCGACGGCTCGATCGAGCGGTCGATGAACAAATTCGGCTTCGTGCCGTTTTTTGATTGCATGATCGACTCGCACGTGGTCGGCGTCGAGAAGCCCGATCCGCGCATTTTTGAGTTGGCGTTGCAGCAGCTCGGCTTGCCGGCTGATCGCTGCGTTTACGTCGGTGACAATTACGACCGCGATGTCATTGGCGCGCGCCGGGCCGGGTTGGTGCCAATTTTAATCGATCCGTTCGAGGTGGTGGCGGAGAAGGATGTGCCGCGAATCAAGGCATTGAGTGATTTGATCGAGATGTTTTCAGGCGTATAA
- a CDS encoding FAD-dependent oxidoreductase, which yields MTSFQTKLKGEVKMEWIPGHFVAIVGGAVAGSEAAYRLSQRGIYCAVFEQNALPYGKIEDGLPMWHVKLRNAEERKIDDKLTQPRVFFVPKAGLGRELDFHDLVENWGFSAVLLANGAWRDRPLPIPGVDDYVDKGLAYQNPLVYWFNHKHEPNYNGPAFDIPDNVLIVGGGLASLDVVKIVMLETVRAALQARGIATDLLTLEHDTISKFLQAHNLTLQALDLQGCTLVYRRRIIDMPLADMPPDATPERAQIVHRSREKILHNFQAKYLFRFMELTAPVDKVVEDGRLTGLKLARTEMKDGRPVILTDTEFIYRTPLVISSIGSIPELIPGIAMDGELYKIRDKETGQFEGFANVFGLGNVVTGRGNIKASFDHGRQVAETVMEDFLAWRQEDYEELLRRGGAVAAQRAESIADFLNTKKLLSVEQIEKIHQRLRRLQERTGYDGDYRGWIARHKPVRYEELIGWQAKNGLEAKHL from the coding sequence TTGACATCTTTTCAAACCAAACTCAAAGGCGAGGTCAAAATGGAATGGATTCCCGGACATTTTGTGGCTATCGTTGGCGGCGCCGTGGCCGGTTCGGAAGCCGCCTATCGACTTTCGCAGCGCGGCATTTATTGCGCCGTTTTTGAGCAAAATGCGCTGCCCTACGGTAAAATCGAAGACGGCTTGCCGATGTGGCATGTCAAGCTGCGCAACGCGGAAGAGCGCAAGATCGACGACAAGCTGACGCAACCGCGCGTGTTTTTTGTTCCGAAAGCCGGCCTTGGCCGCGAGCTGGATTTTCACGATCTCGTCGAAAACTGGGGCTTCAGCGCGGTTCTTCTGGCCAATGGCGCCTGGCGCGACCGGCCTTTGCCGATTCCCGGCGTCGATGATTATGTGGACAAGGGCCTGGCTTATCAAAACCCGCTGGTGTATTGGTTCAATCATAAACACGAACCGAATTACAACGGCCCGGCCTTCGATATTCCTGACAACGTTTTGATCGTCGGCGGCGGGCTGGCGTCTTTGGACGTCGTTAAAATCGTGATGCTGGAAACGGTGCGGGCAGCTTTGCAGGCGCGCGGCATTGCGACGGATTTGCTAACGTTGGAGCATGATACCATCAGCAAGTTTTTGCAAGCCCACAATCTGACGCTCCAGGCGCTCGATCTGCAAGGCTGCACGCTGGTGTATCGCCGGCGCATCATTGACATGCCGCTGGCGGACATGCCGCCGGACGCCACGCCGGAGCGCGCCCAAATCGTGCATCGCAGCCGGGAAAAAATTCTGCACAACTTTCAGGCGAAATATCTTTTTCGTTTCATGGAATTGACCGCGCCGGTTGACAAGGTGGTTGAAGACGGCCGGTTGACCGGATTGAAGCTGGCGCGCACCGAAATGAAAGACGGCCGCCCGGTGATTCTCACCGACACGGAATTTATTTACCGTACGCCACTGGTGATTTCTTCCATCGGCAGCATTCCGGAATTGATTCCCGGCATTGCGATGGACGGTGAATTGTACAAAATTCGCGACAAAGAAACCGGACAATTCGAGGGCTTTGCGAACGTGTTCGGGCTGGGCAACGTCGTCACCGGCCGCGGCAATATCAAAGCCTCCTTCGATCATGGCCGCCAAGTGGCCGAGACGGTGATGGAAGATTTTTTGGCCTGGCGCCAGGAGGATTATGAAGAATTGCTGCGCCGCGGCGGCGCGGTGGCCGCCCAGCGCGCGGAAAGCATTGCGGATTTTCTCAACACCAAAAAGCTTTTGAGCGTCGAGCAGATCGAGAAGATTCATCAACGTCTCCGGCGCTTGCAAGAACGAACCGGCTACGACGGCGATTATCGAGGCTGGATCGCGCGGCACAAACCGGTGCGATACGAAGAGTTGATCGGTTGGCAGGCGAAGAACGGGTTGGAAGCCAAGCACTTATGA
- a CDS encoding metallopeptidase family protein, with the protein MKLTRKQFEHLILTELEALPEAFQAALKNIAIVVEDWPDRATMHEFGVKHREELFGAYLGTPLPERTSDYGNALPDKICLYQKSLESFCRNEDELREQVRITLLHEIGHYFGLDEDRLAELGYE; encoded by the coding sequence ATGAAATTGACCCGAAAACAATTTGAACACTTGATCCTTACTGAGCTTGAAGCGCTTCCCGAAGCATTTCAAGCGGCGCTGAAAAATATTGCCATCGTCGTGGAAGATTGGCCGGATCGCGCCACGATGCACGAGTTTGGCGTCAAGCATCGCGAGGAGCTTTTCGGCGCCTATCTCGGCACGCCGCTGCCGGAACGAACCTCGGACTATGGCAACGCGCTGCCGGATAAAATCTGCCTTTATCAAAAATCTCTCGAGAGTTTTTGCCGAAACGAAGATGAGCTGCGCGAGCAGGTGCGTATCACGCTGTTGCACGAGATCGGCCATTATTTCGGACTGGATGAAGACCGGCTGGCCGAGCTTGGTTATGAATAA